A single Biomphalaria glabrata chromosome 2, xgBioGlab47.1, whole genome shotgun sequence DNA region contains:
- the LOC106060036 gene encoding GTP-binding protein SAR1b-like isoform X2, with amino-acid sequence MFLWDYFSSILNFLGFYQKAGKLLLLGLDNAGKTTLLGVLKEGHIIQPVPTLHPTSEELSMGGMKFTTFDLGGHRQARRVWKDYFPAVDGIVFLIDCHDRGRFHEAKAELDSLLTDEQVANAPILILGNKIDIPGAASEDEIRHWFGLHNLTTGKGNVSRSELPGRPMELFMSSVLKRQGYGEGFRWLAQYIN; translated from the exons ATGTTTTTATGGGATTATTTTTCATCCATTCTTAATTTTTTAG GTTTTTATCAAAAAGCTGGCAAACTTCTTCTTCTTGGCTTGGATAATGCTGGGAAAACAACACTTCTGGGTGTTCTTAAAGAAGGGCACATAATTCAGCCAGTGCCAACTCTTCATCCTA CATCAGAAGAGTTATCTATGGGAGGCATGAAATTTACTACATTTGATCTTGGAGGTCACAGGCAAG CTAGAAGAGTTTGGAAAGATTACTTCCCGGCAGTGGATGGCATTGTATTTCTTATTGATTGTCATGACAGGGGACGATTTCATGAAGCCAAAGCTGAACTTGAT AGCTTATTGACAGATGAACAAGTGGCTAATGCTCCTATTCTGATACTAGGCAATAAGATTGATATACCTGGGGCTGCTAGTGAAGATGAAATAAGACATTGGTTTGGCCTTCACAATCTGACCACTGGAAAG gGCAATGTTTCCAGAAGTGAACTACCTGGTCGCCCCATGGAACTATTTATGAGTAGTGTACTGAAACGACAGGGTTATGGCGAAGGTTTCCGCTGGCTAGCACAGTACATTAATTAG
- the LOC106060036 gene encoding GTP-binding protein SAR1b-like isoform X1, with product MFLWDYFSSILNFLGLWKKSGKLVFLGLDNAGKTTLLHRLKDDRMAQHVPTLHPTSEELSMGGMKFTTFDLGGHRQARRVWKDYFPAVDGIVFLIDCHDRGRFHEAKAELDSLLTDEQVANAPILILGNKIDIPGAASEDEIRHWFGLHNLTTGKGNVSRSELPGRPMELFMSSVLKRQGYGEGFRWLAQYIN from the exons ATGTTTTTATGGGATTATTTTTCATCCATTCTTAATTTTTTAG GTTTGTGGAAAAAATCTGGTAAATTAGTTTTCCTTGGGCTTGATAATGCAGGAAAAACAACATTGCTACACAGGTTAAAAGATGATAGAATGGCTCAGCATGTCCCTACCCTTCACCCAA CATCAGAAGAGTTATCTATGGGAGGCATGAAATTTACTACATTTGATCTTGGAGGTCACAGGCAAG CTAGAAGAGTTTGGAAAGATTACTTCCCGGCAGTGGATGGCATTGTATTTCTTATTGATTGTCATGACAGGGGACGATTTCATGAAGCCAAAGCTGAACTTGAT AGCTTATTGACAGATGAACAAGTGGCTAATGCTCCTATTCTGATACTAGGCAATAAGATTGATATACCTGGGGCTGCTAGTGAAGATGAAATAAGACATTGGTTTGGCCTTCACAATCTGACCACTGGAAAG gGCAATGTTTCCAGAAGTGAACTACCTGGTCGCCCCATGGAACTATTTATGAGTAGTGTACTGAAACGACAGGGTTATGGCGAAGGTTTCCGCTGGCTAGCACAGTACATTAATTAG